One region of Desulfomicrobium macestii genomic DNA includes:
- a CDS encoding replication-associated recombination protein A has translation MSQKRPLAESLRPESLDDFIGQSHFRQRLRTLMQSKDLPSLLLFGPPGCGKSTVALLLARHAGKPFVRVSAPEVGITALRKQIQDKEILILDELHRYSKAQQDFFLPLLETGELTLIATTTENPSFSVTRQLLSRLHVLRLRSLGMAELVDVGKRGMEKLGPRIPEKSLELLATLSGGDARTMLNLVEFAAGLEEKDLEPDQLKTRLPEIVLRGDREGDSHYELASALIKSIRGSDPDAALYYLACLVETGEDPRFICRRLILSAAEDVGLGDPMALPLAVSCEQAVERIGMPEGWIPMAEATVYLALAPKSNSAYAGYLAAMKEVRTNGARPVPLHLRNASTSLQKEWGYGQGYKYPHAYPEAWVEQDYLPPELKGRIFYQAKTSGHEERLSLWTRKLKASRSKPKSKDAKDWTR, from the coding sequence GTGTCCCAAAAACGACCTCTCGCCGAATCCCTGCGCCCGGAGTCCCTCGACGACTTCATCGGGCAAAGCCATTTTCGCCAGCGCCTGCGCACCCTGATGCAGTCCAAGGACCTGCCGAGCCTTCTGCTCTTCGGTCCTCCCGGTTGCGGCAAATCCACGGTGGCCCTTCTTTTGGCCAGACATGCGGGCAAGCCCTTCGTGCGGGTCAGCGCGCCCGAAGTGGGCATAACCGCCCTGCGCAAACAGATTCAGGACAAGGAAATCCTCATCCTGGACGAACTGCACCGCTATTCCAAGGCCCAGCAGGATTTCTTCCTGCCGCTCCTTGAGACGGGTGAACTGACGCTCATTGCCACGACCACGGAAAACCCGTCCTTCAGCGTCACACGGCAGCTTCTTTCACGGCTGCACGTATTGCGTCTGCGCTCGCTCGGCATGGCCGAACTGGTGGATGTAGGCAAACGGGGCATGGAGAAGCTGGGCCCTCGCATCCCGGAAAAAAGCCTGGAGCTTCTGGCCACCCTCTCGGGCGGGGATGCGCGCACCATGCTCAATCTGGTGGAGTTCGCGGCGGGGCTTGAGGAAAAGGACCTGGAACCTGACCAGCTCAAGACCCGATTGCCGGAGATCGTGCTGCGCGGAGACCGGGAAGGTGATTCGCATTACGAACTGGCGTCGGCGCTGATCAAATCCATCAGGGGCTCGGACCCGGATGCGGCCCTGTATTATCTGGCTTGTCTGGTGGAGACGGGCGAGGACCCGCGTTTCATCTGCCGCAGGCTGATTCTCTCGGCAGCCGAGGATGTCGGCCTGGGCGACCCCATGGCCCTGCCCTTGGCCGTATCATGTGAACAGGCGGTGGAACGCATCGGCATGCCCGAGGGCTGGATTCCAATGGCCGAAGCGACCGTGTATTTGGCCCTGGCGCCCAAAAGCAACTCGGCCTACGCAGGGTATCTCGCGGCCATGAAGGAAGTCCGGACCAATGGCGCAAGGCCCGTGCCGCTGCATTTGCGCAACGCCTCCACAAGCCTGCAAAAGGAGTGGGGCTACGGCCAGGGCTACAAATATCCCCACGCCTACCCAGAGGCATGGGTCGAACAGGATTACCTGCCCCCTGAACTCAAGGGACGCATTTTCTACCAGGCCAAAACCAGCGGCCACGAGGAACGTCTGTCCCTGTGGACCCGCAAGCTCAAAGCCTCGCGCAGCAAGCCCAAATCCAAGGACGCAAAGGATTGGACGAGATGA
- the tsaE gene encoding tRNA (adenosine(37)-N6)-threonylcarbamoyltransferase complex ATPase subunit type 1 TsaE, with amino-acid sequence MILVLTSLEATAALARAFAECIADSPALPPVLLRGQLGAGKTTFIRELVQALPGSENAEVSSPSFNILNLYPTTPPVGHFDLYRTEGRDFDPDLEETLFAPDHFCLLEWAEYLPADCMPDSHIDMSWTAEGETRTVEITAHGPEALALLGCLEQATSI; translated from the coding sequence ATGATCCTTGTTCTGACCTCTCTGGAGGCCACGGCAGCCCTGGCTCGGGCCTTCGCGGAATGCATCGCCGACAGTCCGGCCCTGCCCCCCGTGCTCCTGCGCGGACAGCTCGGGGCCGGAAAGACGACTTTCATCCGCGAGCTGGTCCAGGCCCTGCCTGGAAGCGAGAACGCCGAGGTCAGCAGCCCCAGCTTCAACATCCTGAACCTCTACCCCACGACGCCGCCCGTGGGGCATTTCGACCTTTACCGCACCGAGGGCCGGGACTTTGATCCCGATCTGGAAGAAACCCTCTTCGCCCCGGACCATTTCTGCCTGCTGGAATGGGCCGAATACCTCCCTGCGGACTGCATGCCCGACTCCCATATCGACATGTCCTGGACGGCCGAGGGAGAGACCAGGACCGTGGAGATCACCGCCCACGGACCCGAAGCCCTGGCCCTTCTTGGGTGTCTGGAACAGGCCACAAGCATTTAG
- a CDS encoding CBS domain-containing protein, whose product MRTAQDIMTAEVITISPDADITEAVKILLDKGVNGLPVVDESGHLVGILCQSDLVRMQKSLPIPSLFTLLDGFVPLSSSALLEAEVKRIAASKVSDAMSTKVVTIAPDMTIDEIAALMVDKKFHTLPVADNGKLLGIVGKKDVLKTLIPRS is encoded by the coding sequence ATGCGTACAGCTCAAGATATCATGACCGCCGAGGTCATCACCATCAGCCCCGATGCAGACATAACCGAAGCCGTGAAGATCCTGCTCGACAAGGGCGTCAACGGACTCCCCGTGGTCGATGAAAGCGGTCATCTGGTCGGCATTCTGTGCCAGAGCGATCTGGTCCGCATGCAGAAAAGCCTGCCCATCCCCTCTCTTTTCACCCTGCTGGACGGCTTCGTGCCCCTGTCCTCCTCGGCGCTGCTCGAAGCGGAGGTCAAACGCATTGCCGCTTCCAAGGTTTCCGACGCCATGAGCACCAAAGTGGTCACCATCGCCCCGGACATGACCATCGACGAAATCGCGGCCCTCATGGTCGACAAGAAATTCCACACCCTGCCTGTCGCGGACAACGGCAAGCTGCTGGGCATTGTCGGCAAGAAGGACGTCCTCAAAACCCTGATCCCGCGTTCATGA
- a CDS encoding NAD(P)H-hydrate dehydratase, with translation MVTLLPTPEEMSRWDRLTIDEFGLSGQILMENASRAALYALKKEFGPLRDASVMVFAGPGNNGGDAFALARHLVNLGATVLILHAKHLAQYTHDSAYHLKLAMDMGIPCSYLPEYEMDLVPRIDIVVDGLLGTGFEGPLRPNMQGWIKSINKLGMHSHVLSLDIPSGLNGTTGQPMPIAVEADMTVTFEEAKLGLFLPPAKAHVGKLVTSKIGIPRHIKDRHPTAHIALGPDLANLLPEPGSTMHKGEAGHILVLGGSPGLTGAPMLAARAAFRSGAGLVSIACPKALTPAYGSFPEVMTLGLGNSDQWSSECFDSLQPHLSRFSAVVFGPGFGRSDGAMAFLERYLANPHAKTLYDADALFLLAQRPDLLALVGQDAVLTPHPGEMANFFGVTAGAINLARARYAREFSFGHRVNLVLKGAATIVAGHEDPIAISPFCAPNLAIAGSGDVLSGIIGSLVAQGHPPLTAARIGVYWHGYAGTQLANDFPYRGNTPMEIADHLPTALKEWKKCVQLKIS, from the coding sequence ATGGTTACCCTTTTGCCCACTCCCGAGGAAATGTCCCGTTGGGACAGACTGACCATCGATGAATTCGGACTTTCCGGACAAATCCTGATGGAAAACGCCAGCAGGGCCGCTCTTTACGCCCTCAAAAAAGAATTCGGGCCCTTGCGTGACGCATCGGTCATGGTTTTTGCCGGTCCCGGCAACAACGGCGGTGACGCCTTCGCCCTGGCCAGGCATCTGGTCAATCTCGGAGCGACTGTGCTCATCCTGCACGCCAAGCACCTCGCGCAGTACACCCATGACTCCGCCTACCACCTGAAACTGGCCATGGACATGGGCATCCCCTGCTCCTACCTGCCCGAATACGAAATGGACCTGGTGCCGAGGATCGACATTGTCGTGGACGGCCTGCTCGGAACCGGCTTCGAGGGTCCGCTGCGCCCCAACATGCAGGGCTGGATCAAATCCATCAACAAACTGGGCATGCATTCCCATGTCCTGTCCCTGGACATCCCCTCCGGGCTGAACGGCACCACGGGCCAGCCCATGCCGATCGCGGTCGAGGCCGACATGACCGTGACCTTCGAGGAGGCCAAGCTCGGGCTTTTCCTGCCTCCCGCCAAAGCCCATGTGGGCAAGCTGGTCACGTCCAAGATCGGCATTCCCCGGCACATCAAGGACCGACACCCCACAGCCCACATCGCCCTGGGGCCGGATCTTGCCAACCTGCTGCCCGAACCCGGCTCGACCATGCACAAGGGAGAGGCGGGACACATCCTGGTCCTGGGCGGCTCCCCCGGACTGACCGGCGCGCCCATGCTTGCGGCCCGCGCGGCCTTCCGCTCCGGCGCGGGGCTGGTCAGCATCGCCTGCCCCAAGGCCCTGACCCCGGCCTACGGCAGCTTCCCCGAAGTCATGACCCTGGGCCTTGGCAATTCGGACCAATGGAGCTCCGAGTGTTTCGATTCCCTGCAGCCGCACCTTTCGCGCTTCTCGGCCGTGGTCTTCGGACCCGGTTTTGGACGCAGTGACGGAGCCATGGCATTCCTGGAACGCTATCTGGCCAATCCGCACGCCAAAACCCTCTACGACGCCGACGCCCTCTTTCTCCTGGCCCAGCGCCCCGACCTTTTAGCCCTGGTCGGGCAGGACGCCGTGCTGACCCCGCATCCCGGTGAGATGGCCAATTTTTTCGGCGTCACGGCCGGGGCCATCAATCTGGCCAGAGCCCGCTACGCAAGGGAATTTTCTTTCGGACACCGCGTCAACCTGGTCCTGAAGGGCGCGGCGACAATCGTCGCCGGACACGAAGATCCCATCGCCATCTCGCCGTTCTGCGCCCCGAATCTGGCCATTGCCGGATCGGGCGACGTGCTCTCCGGGATCATCGGCAGCCTCGTGGCCCAGGGGCACCCGCCATTGACCGCCGCCCGGATCGGCGTGTACTGGCATGGATATGCGGGCACTCAGCTCGCCAATGATTTCCCGTACCGGGGCAACACCCCCATGGAAATCGCCGATCACCTGCCAACCGCCCTGAAGGAGTGGAAAAAATGCGTACAGCTCAAGATATCATGA
- the potA gene encoding spermidine/putrescine ABC transporter ATP-binding protein PotA — translation MTDSAAQSQALPVVQLRNVAKSYDGHHALTDVSLDVQRGEFLTILGPSGCGKTTILRLVAGFESATAGVISIDGKIVTDLPPERRNVNTVFQSYALFPHMNVFDNVAFGLRMKKRPAAEIAIEVRETLRLVQLEGFETRMVGKLSGGQQQRVAIARAIINRPLVLLLDEPLSALDYRLRKQMQLDLKHLQRKLGITFVLVTHDQEEAFSMSDRVVVMNNGHIEQIGTPVSVYEEPRNLYVARFVGEINIINAEVVELGEGRARVRAQGLDVFMRTSHAFHPGEKVHILLRPEDLRVETLKDLAEDPELEGVFSRDRFLVGTVEETIYKGATYDVVVRLDAGGIVTATEFFNEDDETVYFKASDRVAVSWVEGWEVVLPYEK, via the coding sequence ATGACGGATTCGGCGGCGCAGAGCCAGGCATTGCCGGTTGTTCAATTGCGAAACGTGGCAAAGAGTTACGACGGACACCACGCCTTGACGGACGTGTCCCTCGACGTGCAGCGCGGCGAGTTTCTGACCATTCTTGGGCCTTCGGGTTGCGGCAAGACGACCATCCTGCGCCTCGTGGCCGGCTTTGAGAGCGCCACCGCCGGAGTCATCTCCATTGACGGCAAGATCGTGACCGACCTTCCTCCGGAGCGGCGCAACGTCAATACGGTCTTTCAGAGTTACGCTCTTTTTCCGCACATGAACGTGTTCGACAACGTGGCCTTCGGGCTGCGCATGAAGAAGCGCCCTGCCGCCGAAATCGCCATCGAAGTGCGCGAAACCCTGCGTCTGGTCCAGTTAGAGGGCTTCGAGACTCGCATGGTCGGCAAGCTCTCCGGCGGTCAGCAGCAGCGCGTGGCCATCGCCCGGGCCATCATCAACCGGCCGCTTGTCCTGCTTCTGGACGAACCTCTCTCCGCTCTCGATTACCGGCTGCGCAAGCAGATGCAACTCGATCTCAAACACCTGCAACGCAAGCTCGGCATCACCTTCGTCCTGGTCACCCACGATCAGGAGGAGGCATTTTCCATGTCCGATCGCGTCGTGGTCATGAACAACGGCCACATCGAGCAGATCGGAACCCCGGTCAGCGTTTACGAGGAGCCCCGCAATCTCTACGTGGCCCGCTTCGTGGGCGAGATCAACATCATCAATGCCGAGGTGGTTGAGCTTGGCGAGGGGCGCGCCAGGGTGAGGGCGCAGGGGCTGGACGTGTTCATGCGCACCAGCCACGCCTTCCACCCGGGCGAAAAGGTGCACATCCTGCTGCGCCCGGAGGATCTGCGGGTCGAGACCCTGAAGGACCTGGCCGAGGACCCGGAACTGGAGGGTGTCTTCTCCCGCGATCGTTTCCTGGTGGGCACGGTGGAGGAGACCATCTACAAGGGCGCGACCTACGATGTCGTGGTCAGGCTGGATGCCGGAGGCATCGTCACGGCCACGGAATTTTTCAACGAGGACGACGAGACCGTCTATTTCAAGGCCTCGGATCGGGTGGCCGTGAGCTGGGTCGAAGGCTGGGAAGTGGTGCTGCCGTATGAAAAATGA
- the potB gene encoding spermidine/putrescine ABC transporter permease PotB: MKNDGFFKLTVIVGVISWMAIFAFVPNVLVFLASFSSTSSANFIEPGFSLNNYARLMDTTHLDILLSSLRLSGLVTVICLVTAYPFAAILARTRKPLRNTLLLLVVIPFWTNSLVRTYAMTAMLNSSGIVNNVLLFLGVIDAPLAMMYTPGAVVLGLVYTLLPFMILPLYAALERLDRRYLEAARDLGASPWRAFWKVVVPLTMPGIVSGCMLVFLPGIGMFYVSDVLGGAKAMLLGNFIRDQFLTTRDWPLGAAASVTLTVLMGLMLLLYWKSAARLGRKEA; the protein is encoded by the coding sequence ATGAAAAATGACGGCTTCTTCAAGCTTACCGTCATAGTTGGCGTCATCTCCTGGATGGCGATTTTCGCCTTTGTGCCCAATGTCCTGGTATTTTTGGCCAGTTTCAGCTCCACCTCGTCCGCGAATTTCATCGAGCCCGGCTTTTCCCTGAACAATTACGCCCGGCTGATGGACACGACACATCTCGACATTCTGCTGTCATCCCTGCGGCTTTCTGGGCTGGTCACGGTCATCTGCCTGGTCACGGCCTATCCCTTCGCCGCCATCCTGGCCCGGACCCGCAAGCCGCTGCGCAACACGTTGCTCCTGCTGGTGGTCATCCCCTTCTGGACGAATTCCCTGGTGCGCACCTACGCCATGACCGCCATGCTCAACTCCAGCGGCATCGTGAACAACGTACTGCTGTTTCTGGGCGTCATCGATGCGCCCCTGGCCATGATGTACACCCCCGGCGCCGTGGTCCTGGGCCTTGTGTACACGCTGCTGCCGTTCATGATCCTGCCCCTGTACGCCGCCCTTGAGCGCCTGGACCGCCGTTATCTCGAAGCGGCCCGGGACTTGGGCGCGAGCCCCTGGCGGGCGTTCTGGAAAGTGGTCGTGCCCCTGACCATGCCCGGCATTGTCTCCGGTTGCATGCTGGTCTTCCTGCCGGGCATCGGCATGTTCTACGTGTCCGACGTGCTTGGCGGGGCCAAGGCCATGCTGCTTGGCAACTTCATCCGCGACCAGTTCCTGACCACCCGCGACTGGCCTCTGGGCGCGGCGGCCAGCGTGACCCTGACCGTGCTCATGGGGCTCATGCTGCTCCTGTACTGGAAAAGCGCCGCCCGGCTGGGCAGGAAGGAGGCATGA
- the potC gene encoding spermidine/putrescine ABC transporter permease PotC: MRKLRILYATLVFFFLYLPLGVMIAYSFNSSRFSMAWKGLTLDWYVKLFSNTALMQAALHSLFIAALAATCSSILGTLIAMALQRWRFPSRKVIRTSLFVMMMSPDIVIGISLLVLFMALSLPLGFWTLLMAHVTLCVPFVGITVYGRLQGFDPHVVEAARDLGAGEYEVFRHVVLPMVFPAVLAGWFLSFTLSIDDVIISFFTTGPTFEVLPLRIYSMVRLGLKPEVNALCAIMILITAVAVFASQRFLKEKS; this comes from the coding sequence ATGCGGAAATTGCGCATTCTCTACGCCACGCTGGTCTTTTTTTTCCTGTATTTGCCGCTTGGCGTCATGATCGCCTATTCCTTCAACTCGTCCCGGTTTTCCATGGCCTGGAAGGGCCTGACCCTGGACTGGTACGTCAAGCTCTTCAGCAACACCGCGCTCATGCAGGCGGCCCTGCACTCGCTTTTCATAGCGGCTCTGGCGGCGACATGCTCCAGCATCCTGGGCACGCTCATAGCCATGGCGTTGCAGCGCTGGCGCTTTCCGTCGCGCAAGGTCATCCGCACCTCGCTTTTTGTCATGATGATGTCTCCGGACATCGTCATCGGCATTTCGCTTCTGGTGCTCTTCATGGCCCTGTCCCTGCCCCTGGGCTTCTGGACCCTGCTCATGGCCCACGTCACCCTGTGCGTGCCCTTTGTCGGCATCACGGTTTACGGCAGGCTCCAGGGGTTCGACCCGCATGTGGTGGAGGCCGCGCGCGATCTCGGAGCGGGGGAGTACGAGGTCTTTCGACACGTGGTCCTGCCCATGGTCTTTCCCGCCGTTCTGGCCGGGTGGTTTTTGAGCTTCACCCTGTCCATCGACGACGTCATCATCAGTTTCTTCACCACCGGACCCACGTTCGAGGTACTGCCCTTGCGCATCTATTCCATGGTCCGACTGGGGCTCAAGCCCGAGGTCAACGCCCTGTGCGCGATCATGATTCTTATAACCGCTGTGGCGGTCTTCGCGTCCCAGCGCTTTTTGAAGGAGAAATCATGA
- a CDS encoding extracellular solute-binding protein, producing MKRLVLTVLCLMLATQVLAASKELYVYNWSEYMPDSVLEDFTKETGVKVIMSTYDSNEALYAKIRMVEAKGYDIIVPSTDFVARMHKEGLLMKLDKSKLSNLGNLNPKLMNQSFDPDNNYSVPYMWGSTAIAVNTKDPAAASVTSFADLWKPELAGKILLPNDMRGVLGMGLKRLGYSLNETDPAKVAEACELLQPLMSSVRVFDSDSPKQAMLNNEVQAAVLWNGEAYIATGENPDIRYIYPTEGYSLWIDNLCIPKNAGNADNAHLFIDYLLRPEVAAFICQEMGYSTPNLAAQAILPEDVRGNAIVYPGAEDMARGEFETDLGPAVKAYEECWMRLKTR from the coding sequence ATGAAAAGATTGGTATTGACGGTCCTGTGCCTCATGCTGGCCACCCAGGTTCTTGCGGCATCCAAGGAACTCTATGTCTACAATTGGTCCGAATACATGCCGGACAGCGTGCTTGAGGATTTTACGAAGGAGACCGGAGTCAAGGTCATCATGTCGACCTATGACAGCAACGAGGCCCTGTACGCAAAGATACGGATGGTCGAGGCCAAGGGGTACGATATTATTGTGCCGTCCACCGATTTCGTGGCGCGCATGCACAAGGAAGGCCTGCTCATGAAGCTGGACAAGTCCAAGCTGAGCAATCTTGGCAACCTCAATCCAAAGCTGATGAATCAGTCCTTCGATCCGGACAACAACTACAGCGTGCCCTACATGTGGGGATCGACGGCCATCGCCGTGAACACCAAGGATCCGGCCGCGGCCTCGGTGACGTCGTTCGCCGACCTGTGGAAGCCTGAGCTGGCAGGAAAGATTCTTTTGCCCAACGACATGCGCGGCGTGCTCGGCATGGGCCTCAAGCGCCTGGGCTATTCCCTCAACGAGACCGATCCGGCCAAGGTCGCCGAGGCCTGCGAGCTTCTGCAGCCGCTCATGTCCAGCGTGCGCGTCTTTGATTCCGATTCGCCCAAGCAGGCCATGCTCAACAACGAGGTGCAGGCGGCGGTGCTCTGGAACGGCGAGGCGTACATCGCCACCGGCGAAAATCCGGATATCCGCTACATCTATCCGACAGAAGGCTACAGCCTCTGGATCGACAATCTCTGCATCCCCAAGAACGCGGGCAACGCGGACAACGCCCATCTCTTCATCGACTACCTGTTGCGTCCCGAAGTGGCGGCGTTCATTTGCCAGGAGATGGGATATTCCACCCCGAACCTTGCGGCCCAGGCGATCCTTCCCGAGGACGTGCGCGGCAACGCCATCGTCTATCCCGGGGCCGAAGACATGGCCCGGGGCGAATTCGAGACCGATCTCGGACCCGCCGTGAAGGCCTACGAGGAATGCTGGATGCGGCTCAAGACCAGGTAG
- a CDS encoding L-cysteine desulfidase family protein: MSFCVKDILRMQVAPALGCTEPVAVALAAAAATAVLPGRPERLDLWVDPNIYKNGLAVIIPGTGGLSGLDLAGALGVFGGDAALGLEVLEPLNDESVQAARTLVRDGRVTLNLLHEQRGLFIRAEVFDGSHVAEAVVRDMHDNVVSVSLDGTLLPRAQTSGKVAASSEMPRLEAWIKGLALEDLVRLLDDLDDEDREFLMEGVRTNVRLAEHGLKFGPGLGIGKALDRLVRQKLVCRDMILAARILTSAASDARMGGVKLPAMSSAGSGNHGLTAILPIWAIREFITCEEKDVLEAMALSHLVTAYVKAHTGRLSAVCGCSVAAGAGASAGVAYLLGGNLAHIAGAIKNIIEDLAGVICDGAKAGCSLKLATAAGTAVQAALFSLQGVNVMDTDGIIGASPEQTMQNIGMLSTEGMIETDRTILKIMLAKRFSGF, translated from the coding sequence ATGAGCTTTTGTGTCAAGGATATTCTGCGCATGCAGGTCGCGCCGGCATTGGGCTGCACCGAGCCCGTGGCCGTGGCCCTGGCTGCCGCCGCTGCCACGGCTGTTCTGCCCGGCAGACCCGAGCGGCTGGATTTGTGGGTCGATCCCAATATTTACAAGAACGGTCTGGCCGTCATCATTCCCGGCACGGGAGGTCTGAGCGGTCTGGATCTGGCCGGGGCGCTGGGCGTTTTCGGCGGGGACGCCGCGCTGGGCCTGGAAGTCCTCGAACCGCTAAACGACGAGTCCGTGCAGGCCGCCCGGACCCTGGTGCGTGACGGAAGGGTGACCCTCAACCTGCTGCATGAGCAGCGGGGGCTTTTCATCCGCGCCGAGGTTTTCGACGGCTCGCACGTGGCCGAGGCGGTCGTTCGCGACATGCACGACAACGTGGTCAGCGTGAGCCTTGACGGCACCCTGTTGCCTCGCGCCCAGACTTCCGGGAAAGTCGCCGCCTCAAGCGAGATGCCGCGTCTGGAGGCATGGATCAAGGGCCTCGCCCTGGAGGATCTGGTCCGCCTGCTCGACGATCTGGACGACGAGGACCGCGAATTTCTGATGGAAGGCGTGCGCACCAACGTGCGCCTTGCCGAGCATGGTCTGAAATTCGGGCCCGGCCTTGGCATAGGCAAGGCCCTGGACCGATTGGTCCGGCAGAAGCTCGTCTGCCGGGACATGATCCTGGCCGCGCGCATCCTGACCTCCGCCGCCTCCGATGCGCGCATGGGCGGAGTCAAGCTTCCGGCCATGAGTTCCGCCGGAAGCGGAAATCACGGTCTGACCGCCATTCTGCCCATCTGGGCCATCCGCGAATTCATCACCTGCGAGGAAAAGGACGTGCTTGAAGCCATGGCGCTCAGTCATCTGGTCACGGCCTACGTCAAGGCCCACACCGGACGGCTTTCCGCCGTCTGCGGCTGCTCCGTGGCGGCCGGGGCCGGAGCCAGCGCCGGGGTGGCCTATCTGCTGGGCGGCAATCTGGCGCATATCGCAGGGGCCATCAAGAACATCATCGAGGACCTGGCCGGAGTCATCTGCGACGGGGCCAAGGCCGGCTGCTCCCTGAAGCTGGCCACGGCCGCGGGAACGGCCGTACAGGCCGCACTTTTTTCGCTGCAAGGCGTCAATGTCATGGACACCGACGGCATCATCGGCGCTTCGCCCGAGCAGACCATGCAGAACATAGGCATGCTCAGCACCGAAGGCATGATCGAGACTGATCGGACCATTTTAAAAATAATGCTGGCCAAACGCTTCTCCGGATTCTGA
- a CDS encoding UDP-glucose dehydrogenase family protein, whose product MNICIVGTGYVGLVSAACFAEMGNAVTCVDINPDVIERLKKGEVHIYEPGLEAMVRRNFQEGRLTFTTDLAEGLKDSLFVFCCVGTPEGEDGTADLRYVHQVARDVGRQMNDYKIIVDKSTVPVGTADSVRATVQEELDKRGLNIEFDVVSNPEFLKEGDAVNDFLKPDRVVVGTDNVRTAELLKSLYAPYARSREKMIIMGVRSAEMTKYAANCMLATKISFINEIANICEKVGADVRDVRHGIGADHRIGYQFIYPGVGYGGSCFPKDVKALIGTAQGVGYEPQLLNAVDEVNDRQKTVIARKIETYFAEQGGVKGKTLALWGLAFKANTDDMREAPSLELIRHLTDLGMRVRAFDPVAGPNARRILQDNPLVEICEDQYETLNGAEALAVVTEWNQFRNPEFARIKAALAAPILFDGRNLYSPALLAAEGFAYFCVGR is encoded by the coding sequence ATGAACATATGCATTGTCGGAACGGGGTACGTCGGACTGGTGTCCGCGGCCTGCTTCGCCGAGATGGGCAACGCGGTGACCTGCGTCGACATCAACCCCGACGTGATCGAGCGGCTCAAGAAGGGCGAGGTGCACATCTACGAGCCTGGCCTTGAGGCCATGGTCCGCCGCAATTTCCAGGAAGGCCGCCTGACCTTCACCACGGATCTGGCCGAAGGCCTGAAAGACAGCCTCTTCGTTTTCTGCTGCGTGGGCACCCCCGAAGGCGAGGACGGCACCGCCGATCTGCGCTACGTCCATCAGGTGGCCCGCGACGTGGGCCGTCAGATGAACGATTACAAGATCATCGTGGACAAATCGACCGTGCCCGTGGGCACCGCCGACAGCGTGCGCGCCACCGTGCAGGAGGAGCTGGACAAGCGCGGGCTCAATATCGAGTTCGACGTGGTTTCCAACCCCGAGTTTCTGAAGGAAGGCGACGCGGTCAACGACTTCCTGAAACCCGACCGCGTGGTCGTGGGCACCGATAACGTGCGCACGGCCGAGCTTCTGAAGAGCCTCTACGCCCCCTACGCCCGCAGTCGCGAGAAAATGATCATCATGGGCGTGCGCAGCGCTGAGATGACCAAGTACGCAGCCAACTGCATGCTGGCCACCAAGATCTCCTTCATCAACGAAATCGCCAACATCTGCGAGAAGGTCGGAGCCGACGTGCGCGACGTGCGCCACGGCATCGGGGCGGATCATCGCATCGGCTACCAGTTCATCTATCCGGGCGTCGGCTACGGCGGGTCCTGCTTCCCCAAGGACGTGAAGGCGCTCATCGGCACGGCCCAGGGCGTGGGCTACGAGCCGCAGCTCCTGAATGCCGTGGACGAGGTCAACGATCGCCAGAAGACCGTCATCGCGCGCAAGATCGAGACCTATTTCGCCGAGCAGGGCGGTGTGAAGGGCAAGACCTTGGCCTTGTGGGGTCTGGCCTTCAAGGCCAACACCGACGACATGCGCGAGGCCCCCTCCCTGGAGCTGATCCGGCACCTGACTGATCTTGGCATGCGCGTGCGCGCCTTCGATCCGGTGGCCGGTCCCAATGCACGCCGCATCCTTCAGGACAACCCGCTGGTGGAGATATGCGAGGATCAGTACGAGACGCTCAATGGCGCCGAGGCCCTGGCCGTGGTCACGGAATGGAACCAGTTCCGGAATCCCGAATTCGCCAGGATCAAGGCGGCCCTGGCCGCTCCCATCCTCTTTGACGGCCGCAACCTCTATTCGCCGGCGCTCCTTGCAGCCGAAGGGTTCGCCTATTTTTGCGTGGGCCGCTGA